The Sphingomicrobium aestuariivivum DNA window GAAGGCCGGATATTCGTTGGGTTTGACGTATTGCCGCAGCGCGATGACGCTCGGCAGCTTGATGTCGCAGCTCGGCGAATGCACCGTGCGCTCATAATGGTCGACGATATCCACCCGTTCGAGGAACATCGCCTTGACCGCGGTCTGCCACGGCCACAGGCTCAAGGGATAGTAGGACAGCGGCGTATAGTCGGCGTTGAGCACGAGGCAGGGGCAGCTGTCGGGATGGCGGGTGAGGTCGGGGTGGTGATGCACGGACAAAGCCTTTCGTGTCGTTCCCATCCGGGCCCCGACACCGTCCCCCAGGCGCATCGCACTCACCGAGCGGGAGACCGGCGGCGTTTCAGCCCGTCTTTCCGTCTGTCGCCACCATGGATGCCAACCCATGATGTTGATCTCATGACAACAGAATCTCGGGAATCTGACAAGAGTCACTTTTGCCACAGGGGCGAGTCGCGATGATCACGCGTTTTGCCCCTTCGCCCACCGGCCATTTGCATCTGGGCCACGCCTACAGCCTCGCGCGGGGCCTGAAGGCGATCGCCTGGGGCGGCGAGATCCGCCTCAGGATCGACGATCTCGACGCCACCCGCTGCCGCCCCGAATATGTCACCGCGCTCCACGAAGACATGGACTGGCTCGGCGTGTCCTTCGACGGCCCCGTGATGGTCGAGAGCGAGCGCGTCGCCGCCTATGACGAGGCGCTCGAGGGGCTTCGCCGCCGCGGCCTCCTCTACCCCTGTTTCTGCACCCGCAAGGACATCGAGGCCGCGCTCGCCGCGCCGCATGGCGATCCCGGCGCTTATTATCCCGGCACCTGCCGCGACCTGCCCGACGACCCTGCCCGCCGCGAGGCCGAGCCGCACAGCTGGCGGCTCGACCATGAAAAGGCGCTCGCCCTCACCGGCGGCCTGCCGAGCTGGCAGGACCATGAGGGCACCATGCATTTCGCGCAGCCCGCCGACCTCGGCGATGCCATCCTCGCGCGCAAGGATGCGCCCGCCGCCTATCATCTTGCCTGCGTGCTCGACGATGCCGCGCAGGGGGTGACGCTGGTGACGCGGAGCGCCGACCTTGCCGGCTCGACCCCCATCCAGCGGCTCCTGCAACAGCTCCTCGGCCTGCCCGAACCCCGCTATCTCCACCACCGCATCGTCGTGAACGGGGACGGCAAGCGGCTCGCCAAGCGCGACCAGGCGCCCACCCTCCGCCAGATGCGCGCCGACGGCGTCGACGGCCCTGCCCTCCTCGATGCACTGATGGACGAAAGGCTGCCCTTGGGTTACCGCCTCGCCGACCCTACATAAGGCCCTATCATGACGACATTCCTTATCATCCTCCTCATCCTCGCCATGGGCGCCACCGCCTACGTCCTCGTGCGCGGCGTCATCGCCATGGCCAACGGCAAGGACGTCTCGGGCGCGCAGCAGCAGAATTACATGCAGAAGCGCGTCATCTTCCAGGGCGTGGCGATCATGATCATCTGCGCCATCCTGCTGGTCGCGCGCGACTGATCCCGCTAGGCTCGCCGCCATGGTGAAGCTCACGAAAATCTACACCCGCTCGGGTGACGACGGCACCTCGGGCCTCGTCGATGGCAGCCGCGTCGCCAAGAATGCCCTGCGCATGCAGGCGATCGGCGATGTCGATGAAGCCAATTCGGCGCTCGGCGTCGCCATCAGCGCGGTCGAAGCGGGCAAGGAGGGCGAAGTCGAAGCCCTGCGCCGCATCCAGAACGAACTGTTCGACCTCGGCGCCGACCTCGCCACGCCGGAAGGGATCGAGGGCGCGCTGCGCATCCTGCCCGGACAGGTCACCCGCCTCGAGGACGAGATCGACGCGATGAACGAAGGCCTCGAGCCGCTCACCAGCTTCGTGCTGCCCGGCGGCTCGCCCGGCACCGCCCACCTCTATTTCGCCCGCGCCGTGGTGCGCCGCGCCGAGCGCAAGGCGGTCGCGCTGGCGGCGGAAGAAGCGGTCAACGAGCATGCGCTCGCCTATCTCAACCGCCTGTCCGACCATTTGTTCGTGGCCGCGCGGGCGCTGGCGGCACAAGGGCGGGGCGATATCCTGTGGCAACCGGGAAAAACTCGAAATTAGTCCAATACCCGTAGCGACAGCGTAACTTTAGCTGTTATGCTGCGATTATTGTGGCCCGTAGCGACGAGCAGCCAAGGCCGGATCTCGGCAAAAACTATACGGCGACCCGTAGCCTGACGCTCGACCTCGCCGCGCCTTTGTCCGATGCCGATGCGACGCTCCAGCCGCACCCCGACGCCAGCCCCGCCAAATGGCATCTGGCGCATACCAGCTGGTTCTTCGAGACCTTCATCCTGCGCGACCATGTCGCCAGCTACACGCTCTACGACGAGCGCTGGCCGTTCCTCTTCAACAGCTATTATGACGGCGAGGGCGAGCGCCACGAGCGCTGCCGTCGCGGCATGATCAGCCGCCCCTCGCT harbors:
- the gluQRS gene encoding tRNA glutamyl-Q(34) synthetase GluQRS; its protein translation is MITRFAPSPTGHLHLGHAYSLARGLKAIAWGGEIRLRIDDLDATRCRPEYVTALHEDMDWLGVSFDGPVMVESERVAAYDEALEGLRRRGLLYPCFCTRKDIEAALAAPHGDPGAYYPGTCRDLPDDPARREAEPHSWRLDHEKALALTGGLPSWQDHEGTMHFAQPADLGDAILARKDAPAAYHLACVLDDAAQGVTLVTRSADLAGSTPIQRLLQQLLGLPEPRYLHHRIVVNGDGKRLAKRDQAPTLRQMRADGVDGPALLDALMDERLPLGYRLADPT
- a CDS encoding twin transmembrane helix small protein, whose protein sequence is MTTFLIILLILAMGATAYVLVRGVIAMANGKDVSGAQQQNYMQKRVIFQGVAIMIICAILLVARD
- a CDS encoding cob(I)yrinic acid a,c-diamide adenosyltransferase, with amino-acid sequence MVKLTKIYTRSGDDGTSGLVDGSRVAKNALRMQAIGDVDEANSALGVAISAVEAGKEGEVEALRRIQNELFDLGADLATPEGIEGALRILPGQVTRLEDEIDAMNEGLEPLTSFVLPGGSPGTAHLYFARAVVRRAERKAVALAAEEAVNEHALAYLNRLSDHLFVAARALAAQGRGDILWQPGKTRN